Proteins encoded by one window of Cyclobacteriaceae bacterium:
- a CDS encoding Nif3-like dinuclear metal center hexameric protein: MKVSEVTQYLESIAPRAYQESYDNSGLLTGSPDQDVTGILITLDCIETVVEEAIQKKCNLIIAHHPIIFKGLKKITGSNYVERTVLKAIKNDIAIYAIHTNLDNVHTGVNLKIAEKIGLKNLKILAPKSNTLTKLVTFIPKGNAQEVLDALHKAGAGQIGDYKNCSFSVTGTGTFMPTEKANPHIGQALRQERVEEDRVEVIFPAHLERKMVQALKKAHPYEEAAYYLTALNNENQEVGSGMVGELEVALEPIQFLKHLKTAMNLEVIRHTLLMEKPIKRVAICGGSGSFLLSTAIRNGAQAFVTADFKYHEFFDADNQIVVADIGHYESEVYTKELLGDILKEKFPTFAVNFSETSTNPVRYFT, encoded by the coding sequence ATGAAAGTTTCTGAAGTTACACAATACCTCGAGTCGATTGCACCGCGCGCCTACCAGGAATCATACGATAACTCCGGGCTGCTTACCGGTAGTCCTGATCAGGATGTTACTGGTATCTTGATTACGTTGGACTGCATAGAAACTGTTGTTGAAGAAGCCATCCAGAAAAAGTGCAACCTCATCATCGCACACCATCCCATTATTTTCAAAGGCTTGAAGAAGATTACCGGAAGCAACTATGTGGAGCGAACGGTACTAAAAGCGATTAAAAACGACATTGCCATTTACGCCATCCATACCAACCTGGACAATGTGCATACCGGGGTAAACCTGAAAATTGCGGAGAAGATCGGGCTAAAGAATCTGAAAATCCTGGCGCCAAAAAGCAATACCCTGACCAAGCTGGTAACCTTTATACCCAAAGGCAATGCTCAAGAGGTATTGGATGCCTTACACAAAGCCGGGGCCGGCCAGATTGGCGACTACAAAAACTGCAGCTTCAGTGTAACCGGCACAGGTACCTTTATGCCCACCGAAAAGGCCAATCCCCATATCGGACAGGCACTTCGGCAAGAACGCGTTGAAGAAGATCGGGTTGAAGTCATTTTTCCGGCTCATCTCGAAAGAAAAATGGTTCAGGCCTTGAAAAAAGCGCATCCATATGAGGAAGCAGCGTACTACCTAACAGCGCTAAACAATGAAAATCAAGAAGTTGGATCGGGCATGGTTGGTGAACTGGAGGTTGCTTTGGAGCCGATTCAGTTTCTGAAGCACCTGAAAACCGCCATGAATCTGGAGGTTATCAGGCATACCCTATTAATGGAAAAGCCGATAAAACGGGTGGCCATTTGTGGGGGCTCAGGCAGTTTTCTACTTTCAACTGCCATCCGAAACGGGGCACAGGCTTTTGTAACCGCAGATTTTAAATACCACGAGTTCTTTGATGCTGATAATCAGATTGTTGTAGCCGATATCGGGCATTACGAAAGCGAGGTATATACGAAAGAACTCCTGGGTGATATTTTGAAAGAAAAATTTCCTACTTTTGCAGTCAATTTTTCAGAAACTAGCACAAATCCAGTACGTTACTTTACATAG
- a CDS encoding tRNA-(ms[2]io[6]A)-hydroxylase, which translates to MKDKFTLGLELPTDPRWVNIAEKNIEDILVDHAYCEQKAASSCISLIVQYPEKEELVEMLTPVVAEEWGHFERVIEELKKRGYKLGKQRKDAYVEALNGSIRKGGSREEQLVEKLLMNALIEARSAERFKQLWKNIADQELAIFYYELMVSEAGHYKNFLQLAKTYMPEEYVENRWRQLLADEAGIMKKMEVRGDRMH; encoded by the coding sequence ATGAAAGACAAATTCACGTTAGGGCTTGAGTTGCCCACCGATCCGCGGTGGGTGAATATTGCAGAGAAGAATATTGAAGATATTCTGGTTGATCATGCCTACTGTGAACAGAAGGCAGCCTCTTCCTGCATTTCCTTAATTGTTCAATATCCCGAAAAGGAAGAATTGGTAGAAATGCTGACTCCGGTAGTAGCTGAGGAGTGGGGGCATTTCGAGCGTGTGATTGAAGAGTTAAAAAAGCGCGGCTATAAATTAGGCAAGCAACGCAAGGATGCTTATGTGGAGGCTTTAAATGGCTCGATAAGAAAAGGTGGAAGCCGGGAAGAACAGTTGGTTGAAAAGCTGCTGATGAATGCGTTGATCGAGGCTCGGAGTGCGGAGCGATTTAAACAATTGTGGAAAAATATAGCCGATCAGGAGCTAGCCATCTTTTACTATGAGTTGATGGTTTCTGAAGCGGGTCACTATAAAAACTTCCTTCAATTGGCAAAGACGTACATGCCCGAGGAGTATGTTGAAAATCGTTGGCGACAATTGCTGGCCGATGAAGCCGGGATTATGAAAAAGATGGAGGTTAGAGGAGATCGGATGCATTAG
- a CDS encoding tetratricopeptide repeat protein, which translates to MTAISLRRPVLLPRLSGEEKPLGNQTTISWKKAGQFTCLFFWMLPAFSQPATWLTQEPYTQAHELTLSLQLDESRKLLSSSTTPEAIYINSLSDVFQLLISEDAERFTELEKVYESRINTLKKASPQTAKELFVLAELRLQWGFVYLKFGHDFTAAWSVRQAHVVSQECLRKFPEFMPTKKTAGLLEIMLGSVPEKYQWVLNLLGMHGSLEKGLTMLTDIKSMDNPLADEAELLHPLINGFVLQQTDSALTHLELLHRNQPQNRLILFLGASLAIKNSSSELAMIMLEKLKGLSTGLPLYYSDYLLGEVYLHQGNYSKSIAAYQNFINQYKGINYIKDAHYKIGLAYWLQHQPDRAKVYFELAKLKGREVTEADKYAARSLAENDFFNIPITRARYAIDGGYYDEAVRLLRSIKKEDLNTTHDLTEYHYRFARLYHKTNLMAEAKRYYEQTIEFSGSETWYFAPNACLQLGYIYRDEGNKDEARKYFSKALSYKKHAYKNSIDSKAKSALAQLKK; encoded by the coding sequence ATGACAGCGATAAGCCTAAGAAGGCCGGTGCTCCTGCCACGCCTGTCAGGAGAAGAAAAGCCGTTGGGTAACCAGACAACGATATCGTGGAAAAAGGCAGGGCAGTTTACCTGCCTTTTTTTTTGGATGCTGCCTGCATTCAGTCAACCTGCTACATGGCTTACACAGGAACCGTATACCCAAGCACATGAACTTACGCTAAGCCTACAACTGGATGAAAGCAGGAAACTCCTCTCCTCTTCCACCACACCCGAAGCGATTTACATTAACTCACTTTCGGATGTATTCCAGTTATTGATTTCCGAAGATGCGGAACGCTTTACGGAACTCGAAAAAGTTTATGAAAGCCGAATCAACACGTTAAAGAAAGCATCGCCACAAACGGCAAAGGAACTATTTGTATTGGCTGAGTTGCGGTTGCAATGGGGATTCGTGTACCTGAAATTTGGTCACGACTTCACTGCGGCATGGAGTGTACGACAAGCCCATGTGGTTAGTCAGGAATGTCTGCGAAAGTTTCCTGAATTTATGCCAACTAAAAAAACAGCGGGCCTACTGGAAATCATGTTGGGATCAGTGCCCGAAAAATATCAATGGGTGCTGAACTTGCTGGGCATGCACGGCTCGCTGGAAAAGGGTTTGACCATGCTTACCGACATCAAATCCATGGACAACCCGCTTGCTGATGAAGCAGAATTACTTCATCCGTTGATTAATGGTTTTGTCTTGCAGCAAACCGATTCGGCCCTTACCCATCTTGAGTTACTCCACCGAAATCAACCACAAAACCGATTGATTCTCTTTCTTGGCGCTTCTTTAGCGATCAAAAACTCATCCAGTGAGTTGGCGATGATTATGCTGGAGAAACTCAAGGGGCTCTCTACAGGGTTACCCCTGTACTATTCCGACTACCTTCTGGGTGAAGTGTACCTGCATCAGGGGAACTATTCCAAATCCATTGCTGCTTACCAGAATTTTATCAATCAATACAAAGGCATTAACTACATCAAAGATGCACACTATAAAATAGGGCTCGCCTATTGGCTGCAACATCAACCTGATCGGGCAAAGGTGTATTTTGAATTGGCAAAATTAAAAGGCAGAGAAGTTACCGAAGCCGATAAATACGCAGCTCGTAGTCTTGCTGAAAATGATTTTTTCAACATACCGATTACACGTGCACGGTATGCCATTGATGGTGGTTATTATGATGAGGCCGTTCGTCTGCTAAGAAGTATAAAGAAGGAAGACCTGAACACAACGCACGATCTGACAGAATATCACTATCGCTTTGCGCGACTCTACCACAAAACCAATTTGATGGCGGAAGCCAAACGCTATTACGAACAAACCATAGAATTTAGTGGATCGGAAACCTGGTACTTTGCACCGAACGCATGTCTCCAACTGGGGTACATTTATCGCGATGAAGGAAACAAAGATGAGGCGCGAAAATATTTCAGCAAAGCCCTCAGTTATAAGAAGCATGCGTATAAAAACAGCATCGACAGTAAGGCGAAATCTGCGTTAGCGCAGTTGAAGAAGTAA
- a CDS encoding type II toxin-antitoxin system VapC family toxin, protein MNKYLLDTNICIYYMKGLHNLKQQIERADQENCYISEITLAELKFGVENSAHPQKNKKALDYFLSGISVLPIYEAIDIYAKEKARLRKAGTSIDDFDLLIGSTSIAFKMTLITNNTNHFKRIKNIKLDNWVPK, encoded by the coding sequence GTGAACAAGTATTTATTAGATACAAATATCTGTATTTACTACATGAAAGGTCTTCACAACCTAAAGCAGCAGATTGAAAGGGCTGATCAAGAAAATTGTTACATATCCGAAATTACCTTAGCAGAGTTAAAATTTGGTGTTGAGAATAGCGCACATCCACAAAAAAATAAAAAAGCGCTTGATTACTTTTTAAGCGGGATTTCTGTATTACCAATTTATGAAGCTATTGACATCTATGCTAAAGAGAAAGCAAGATTACGTAAGGCTGGCACTTCGATTGACGATTTCGATTTACTAATTGGTTCAACTTCGATCGCCTTTAAAATGACCTTAATTACCAATAATACAAATCATTTCAAACGGATAAAGAATATTAAACTTGATAATTGGGTTCCCAAATGA
- a CDS encoding histidine phosphatase family protein, with the protein MNTKKIYIVRHGQTDFNLRGIVQGSGVDSSLNDFGRAQAKAFYEAYRTVPFDKVYTSVLKRTIESVQHFIDAGFKHERLAGLNEISWGKKEGQAITPQEDAYYHHMLAEWRKGETHLRIEGGESPEDVIKRMQPAVDHIMNKTHEKTVLICMHGRAIRILLCYLLNYPLRSMDMFEHENACLYVLNYSGSMFSVERYNDTTHLKELQKQLAKVA; encoded by the coding sequence TTGAACACGAAAAAAATATACATTGTTCGCCACGGACAGACAGATTTTAACCTTCGTGGTATCGTTCAGGGCAGCGGGGTGGATAGCAGTCTGAATGATTTTGGGCGTGCCCAGGCCAAGGCATTTTACGAGGCATATAGAACCGTTCCGTTTGATAAAGTTTACACCTCCGTCCTAAAGCGAACCATCGAATCGGTACAACATTTTATTGATGCCGGATTTAAGCATGAACGGCTGGCAGGACTAAATGAAATTTCGTGGGGGAAGAAAGAGGGGCAGGCAATAACACCGCAAGAAGATGCTTACTACCACCACATGCTGGCCGAGTGGAGAAAAGGAGAAACGCATTTGCGCATTGAAGGTGGTGAAAGTCCGGAAGATGTGATCAAGCGCATGCAACCTGCGGTTGATCACATAATGAATAAAACCCATGAAAAGACCGTGCTGATTTGTATGCATGGCCGGGCGATACGAATTTTGTTGTGTTACCTGCTGAATTACCCGTTGCGAAGCATGGATATGTTTGAACATGAAAATGCTTGCCTGTATGTATTGAACTATTCGGGTTCGATGTTTAGTGTTGAGCGGTACAACGACACCACACATCTTAAAGAATTACAAAAGCAACTTGCCAAGGTAGCATAA
- a CDS encoding asparagine synthetase B: protein MMRGSVLIGLLLIAALARANYLFIPMDEKQANHLKAYGIAYWILRSETEVDWLLNYRGGSFMVKFHPAIQNELVIRGVSYEVISDAQANQIILEISSPAVNYDIMKLEKYPRIAVYSPKTAQPWDDAVTLVLTYAEIPYDVVYDDEILSDVLPRYDWLHLHHEDFSGQYGKFYGSFSNMPWYIEAQKEAEETARRNGFNKVSQLKLAVAKRIKEFVAGGGFMFAMCSATDSYDIALSAEGVDICERMFDGDGADPQAQEKIDYEKTLAFTNFRLVRDPYQYEFSDIDNPPNERGLRQANDYFSIFEFSAKWDPIPTMLTQNHTRVLKGFFGQTTGFKNHLIKPDVVVMGENKDIKEAKYLHGVLGKGFWTFYGGHDPEDYQHQVGEEPTDLNQHPNSPGYRLILNNVLFPAAKKKKQKT, encoded by the coding sequence ATGATGAGGGGGAGTGTTTTGATTGGATTGTTGCTGATTGCAGCCCTTGCAAGGGCTAATTACCTGTTTATTCCCATGGATGAGAAGCAGGCCAACCACCTGAAAGCCTACGGAATAGCTTATTGGATATTGCGCAGCGAAACGGAAGTAGATTGGCTGTTGAATTACCGCGGGGGCAGTTTCATGGTTAAATTTCATCCTGCTATTCAGAATGAGCTCGTCATACGTGGGGTGAGTTATGAAGTGATCTCCGATGCACAAGCCAATCAGATTATTCTGGAAATCTCCAGTCCGGCCGTAAACTACGACATCATGAAACTGGAGAAGTACCCACGTATTGCCGTGTACTCACCCAAAACGGCTCAGCCGTGGGATGATGCTGTAACCCTGGTACTCACGTACGCTGAAATTCCCTATGATGTGGTCTACGATGATGAAATCCTTTCAGATGTGTTGCCGCGCTACGATTGGCTGCACTTGCATCATGAAGATTTCAGCGGGCAGTATGGTAAGTTTTACGGATCCTTCAGCAACATGCCTTGGTATATTGAAGCCCAAAAGGAGGCAGAAGAAACCGCGCGCAGAAATGGCTTCAACAAAGTATCCCAGCTTAAGTTGGCAGTAGCCAAACGCATTAAAGAATTTGTTGCAGGTGGTGGCTTTATGTTTGCCATGTGCTCGGCTACCGATAGCTACGACATAGCCCTTTCAGCCGAAGGTGTTGATATTTGTGAGCGTATGTTTGATGGCGATGGAGCCGATCCGCAGGCACAGGAAAAAATCGATTACGAAAAAACGCTGGCCTTCACCAATTTCAGATTAGTGAGAGACCCATATCAATATGAATTCTCCGATATCGATAATCCACCCAATGAACGCGGCCTGCGTCAGGCCAATGATTACTTCTCCATTTTTGAGTTCTCGGCCAAATGGGACCCTATACCCACCATGCTTACCCAAAACCACACCCGCGTGTTGAAAGGTTTTTTCGGACAAACCACCGGATTTAAAAACCACCTCATCAAACCCGATGTAGTGGTTATGGGAGAAAATAAAGATATTAAAGAAGCGAAATATTTACACGGAGTTCTTGGCAAGGGCTTCTGGACATTCTACGGTGGACATGATCCAGAAGACTACCAGCATCAGGTAGGTGAAGAGCCAACCGATCTCAATCAGCATCCGAATTCTCCAGGCTACCGACTCATTCTTAATAACGTACTTTTTCCTGCTGCCAAGAAGAAAAAGCAGAAAACCTGA
- a CDS encoding chorismate-binding protein, whose translation MSHTQSVSEVIDLPVALEELMDNLLTFSMENEYALAAWRTPDSQETTVILTIKPEPFLLTDSFEESGSGFIFHPFDITQPGIFIKADVQFSFRQGKLQSKQPENQKAMEWLSTHLNGFSERQKRRLPPTKLSHHNTIDFRDLVQQAIRYIEHGYAEKIVPSRIKHVALSPSFDVAEAFVRLESAYPNALVSFVYTPKHGAWLGASPETLVSVEKNVFRTVALAGTQAYQTGANLKHVAWTQKEIEEQALVSRYIINCFKKIRLREFEEHGPKTAVAGNLMHLKTDFSVDMKATNFPQLGSVMLRLLHPTSAVCGTPLEAARKFLLEHEGYSREFYSGFLGPINMNDASHLFVNLRCMQLFAGEAWLYAGAGVTADSIPEKEWEETEMKMNTLLDIIR comes from the coding sequence ATGAGCCACACACAATCTGTTTCAGAAGTTATTGATTTGCCGGTTGCCCTTGAAGAGTTGATGGATAATCTCCTCACCTTTTCCATGGAGAACGAATATGCATTAGCCGCCTGGCGAACACCAGATTCACAAGAGACAACTGTTATCCTGACCATAAAACCAGAACCATTTCTGCTGACCGATTCCTTCGAAGAAAGCGGGTCAGGGTTTATCTTTCATCCTTTTGATATTACACAACCGGGCATCTTCATCAAAGCCGATGTTCAATTCAGTTTTCGTCAAGGCAAACTCCAGTCGAAACAACCGGAAAACCAAAAAGCGATGGAGTGGTTAAGCACTCACCTTAATGGTTTTAGTGAGCGACAAAAAAGAAGATTGCCGCCAACAAAGTTAAGTCACCATAACACTATTGATTTCAGAGATCTTGTGCAGCAAGCCATCCGGTACATTGAACATGGCTATGCTGAAAAAATTGTTCCTTCACGCATCAAGCACGTTGCTCTTTCGCCATCCTTTGATGTAGCCGAAGCTTTTGTTCGTTTAGAATCGGCTTACCCTAATGCCCTTGTGTCATTCGTGTACACACCAAAACATGGCGCATGGTTAGGTGCATCACCCGAAACGCTGGTGTCGGTTGAGAAAAATGTTTTTCGTACGGTGGCGCTGGCCGGGACGCAAGCTTATCAAACAGGTGCAAACCTGAAACATGTGGCATGGACACAGAAAGAAATTGAAGAACAGGCGTTGGTGAGCCGGTACATTATCAATTGTTTTAAAAAAATTCGGCTTCGTGAATTTGAAGAACACGGACCAAAAACAGCTGTGGCCGGAAACCTCATGCACCTGAAAACCGATTTCTCAGTCGACATGAAGGCTACCAACTTTCCGCAATTGGGTTCGGTAATGCTTCGTCTCCTCCACCCTACTTCAGCGGTGTGTGGTACACCATTGGAAGCAGCACGTAAATTTCTGTTAGAGCATGAAGGCTACTCACGCGAATTTTATTCAGGCTTTTTAGGCCCAATCAATATGAATGATGCCAGCCATCTGTTTGTCAACTTGCGCTGCATGCAACTCTTTGCTGGTGAGGCATGGCTCTATGCCGGTGCTGGTGTCACAGCTGATTCCATTCCTGAAAAAGAGTGGGAAGAGACAGAAATGAAAATGAACACCCTGCTGGACATTATCCGCTGA
- a CDS encoding C4-type zinc ribbon domain-containing protein — METQTVAQKLEALVKLQSIDSKLDELIKLRGDLPDEVQDLEDEMEGYKTRLQRHENELKEIEENIKKSKEGIKEAEKLIKKYNEQQKNVRNNREFDAITKEVELQELEIQICEKRIKEGKDLTQAKKDEIEKTEALIKERGEHLDIKKKELDGILAESQEEEKRLMAERDKAVKKIEDKAILKYYERLRGSLSNGLAVVRVVRGAAEGCNIVIPPQKIAEIREKKKIVIDEHSGRILADVDMDSLDDSDKPKKAGAPATPVRRRKAVG; from the coding sequence ATGGAAACTCAAACCGTAGCACAAAAACTCGAAGCCCTTGTAAAACTTCAATCCATCGACAGCAAACTAGACGAACTGATTAAACTAAGGGGGGACCTGCCCGATGAGGTGCAGGACCTGGAGGACGAGATGGAAGGGTACAAAACCCGCCTGCAACGACACGAGAATGAGCTCAAGGAAATTGAGGAAAACATCAAAAAGAGCAAGGAAGGAATCAAAGAGGCTGAAAAGCTGATCAAAAAATACAACGAGCAGCAGAAAAACGTACGAAACAACCGGGAGTTTGACGCCATCACCAAAGAAGTTGAACTTCAGGAACTTGAAATCCAGATCTGCGAAAAACGCATCAAAGAAGGCAAAGACCTCACCCAAGCCAAAAAAGACGAAATCGAAAAAACAGAAGCCTTGATCAAAGAAAGAGGCGAACACCTGGACATCAAAAAGAAAGAACTTGACGGCATCCTTGCCGAAAGCCAGGAAGAAGAAAAGAGGCTGATGGCCGAACGCGACAAGGCCGTTAAGAAAATCGAAGACAAAGCTATATTAAAATATTACGAACGCCTGAGAGGTAGCCTGAGCAATGGCTTAGCTGTTGTACGCGTAGTGCGCGGTGCCGCTGAAGGATGTAACATCGTTATCCCTCCGCAAAAGATTGCCGAGATCCGCGAGAAGAAAAAAATTGTTATCGATGAGCATTCCGGTCGTATCTTAGCCGATGTGGATATGGATTCACTGGATGACAGCGATAAGCCTAAGAAGGCCGGTGCTCCTGCCACGCCTGTCAGGAGAAGAAAAGCCGTTGGGTAA
- a CDS encoding hotdog fold thioesterase encodes MSLFQKHLTLDLLNKMSANTMVEHLGIVFTAIGEDYIQATMPVDHRTHQPYGLLHGGASVALAETLGSVAAHCCIDTTIQYCVGLDINANHVKGIKQGTVTGITKPIHIGKRTHVWEIRITNEQNELICISRITMAVIDKR; translated from the coding sequence ATGAGTCTTTTTCAAAAGCACCTAACTCTTGATCTTCTCAATAAAATGTCTGCCAACACCATGGTGGAACACCTCGGCATTGTGTTCACCGCCATAGGTGAAGATTACATTCAGGCCACCATGCCGGTTGATCACCGAACCCATCAGCCTTATGGACTGCTGCACGGGGGCGCATCCGTTGCCCTGGCTGAAACATTAGGCAGCGTTGCCGCGCATTGTTGTATTGATACAACCATTCAATATTGTGTTGGTCTCGACATTAACGCGAACCATGTGAAAGGAATTAAACAGGGAACTGTTACCGGTATTACAAAACCCATTCATATCGGCAAGCGCACGCATGTTTGGGAAATTCGGATTACCAACGAACAAAACGAACTGATTTGTATCAGTCGCATAACCATGGCTGTAATTGACAAGCGTTAA
- a CDS encoding ABC transporter permease, whose protein sequence is MNVIENMREGLRSVQANLLRSVLTALIVAIGITALVGALTAVDGVERSINESLSSLGANTFDITSKTNRGGRTEGVSEKRYPNLNFREVSQFENDYSFPATVSLSAFLTGTAEVKRLSKKTNPNIQVLGSNENYLPIKGLNLRAGRNLSTMEVEYGTHVAVIGYKIYTGLFNENENPIGEKISFLGVQFKVIGVIEEKGQSLEGNFDNMVVVPIRVANQMAKGRSLWYRLTVGIDDINNVDNAMGEATGLMRRIRQDRIGNENSFELERSVSLAERTAQMAGYVRTAGFLIGFVTLLGSSIALMNIMLVSVTERTREIGVRKALGATPLRIRQQFVTEAIVVCLLGGALGILLGILIGNLGARFLGMDSYIVPWVWIFFGLFVCVFVGLLSGYYPAHKASKLDPIESLRFE, encoded by the coding sequence ATGAATGTGATAGAAAATATGCGGGAAGGATTGCGGTCGGTGCAGGCAAACCTGCTTCGTTCCGTACTTACCGCCCTTATTGTTGCCATCGGCATCACCGCGCTTGTAGGAGCGCTTACCGCAGTTGATGGTGTTGAACGGTCAATTAATGAGAGCTTGTCATCGCTTGGAGCGAATACATTTGATATTACCTCTAAAACCAATCGGGGTGGACGTACGGAGGGTGTTTCAGAAAAGCGATATCCAAATCTTAATTTTCGTGAGGTAAGTCAGTTTGAAAACGACTATTCATTTCCCGCTACCGTCAGTCTTTCGGCTTTTTTAACCGGAACGGCTGAGGTAAAGCGTCTTTCAAAAAAGACTAACCCAAATATTCAGGTCTTGGGTTCAAACGAGAATTACCTGCCCATTAAAGGACTTAACCTGAGGGCAGGCAGAAATTTGTCCACTATGGAGGTGGAGTACGGTACTCATGTGGCTGTGATCGGATACAAGATTTACACCGGTTTGTTCAATGAAAATGAAAATCCAATCGGAGAAAAGATTTCATTTCTTGGCGTTCAGTTTAAGGTAATTGGTGTGATTGAAGAGAAGGGTCAATCACTGGAAGGCAATTTTGATAATATGGTTGTTGTGCCCATTCGGGTGGCCAACCAAATGGCAAAGGGAAGAAGTTTGTGGTACAGGCTTACCGTTGGTATTGATGATATTAACAATGTTGATAACGCCATGGGAGAAGCCACCGGCTTAATGCGCAGAATACGTCAAGACCGGATTGGAAATGAAAATTCGTTTGAGCTTGAACGCAGTGTTTCCTTGGCTGAACGAACGGCTCAAATGGCAGGATATGTGCGCACGGCCGGATTTCTAATTGGTTTTGTTACGCTACTGGGTTCTTCCATAGCGCTTATGAATATCATGCTGGTTTCCGTAACCGAGCGCACGCGTGAAATTGGTGTACGCAAAGCTTTGGGCGCCACCCCGCTTCGTATTCGCCAGCAATTTGTAACGGAAGCGATTGTCGTGTGTTTGCTGGGAGGTGCGTTGGGTATCCTGCTGGGTATTCTTATCGGAAACCTGGGCGCACGTTTTCTAGGCATGGATAGCTACATCGTTCCATGGGTATGGATTTTCTTTGGCTTGTTTGTTTGTGTGTTTGTTGGACTCTTGTCGGGTTATTACCCGGCACACAAGGCCTCCAAGCTTGATCCAATAGAATCCTTACGCTTCGAATAA
- the lpxK gene encoding tetraacyldisaccharide 4'-kinase, which translates to MSVLKLLLWPFAVVYDVVMNIRNKLYDLKLKPSVTFDIPVIGVGNLAVGGTGKTPMVEYLIRLLGSQVKLAALSRGYGRKTKGFLLADSSATAKTIGDEPFQLFTKYGKEVVVAVGEERALAIPQILDQHPEVQVVVLDDAFQHRKVNAGFSILLSEYSKPFYEDHVLPFGRLREGQEGANRSDVIVITKCPHTLSENEMMKMMHAVHMFTQKPVFFSTIRYGEPVPMSDKYPVFSNEVILLSGIARPQPLKAYVEKNFKLVQHLEYRDHYNYTKRDVEKLSSVVSSNSNLSILTTEKDRVKLMSDELKSMIQELPIFYLPIEMKFIKNGKDFDMLVQDFISRG; encoded by the coding sequence ATGTCTGTTTTAAAGCTTTTGCTGTGGCCGTTTGCGGTGGTTTATGATGTGGTGATGAACATCCGCAACAAGCTATATGATTTAAAACTTAAGCCCTCTGTAACCTTTGATATTCCGGTGATTGGTGTGGGAAATCTGGCTGTTGGTGGAACAGGTAAAACCCCGATGGTTGAGTACCTGATTCGATTGTTGGGCAGTCAGGTGAAATTGGCTGCTCTGAGCCGGGGCTATGGCAGAAAGACAAAGGGTTTTTTATTGGCCGATTCGTCTGCTACAGCCAAGACGATCGGTGACGAACCATTTCAACTTTTCACCAAGTACGGTAAGGAGGTGGTGGTTGCAGTTGGTGAAGAACGTGCGCTCGCTATTCCACAAATCCTCGATCAGCATCCGGAGGTTCAGGTAGTAGTATTGGATGATGCATTTCAACATCGAAAGGTAAATGCAGGATTTTCAATTTTATTGTCGGAGTACAGCAAGCCTTTTTATGAAGATCATGTGCTTCCATTTGGGCGGTTGCGTGAAGGACAGGAAGGTGCAAATCGTTCGGATGTAATCGTGATTACAAAATGCCCACATACGTTGAGTGAAAATGAAATGATGAAGATGATGCATGCGGTTCATATGTTTACGCAGAAGCCGGTATTTTTTTCAACCATCCGGTATGGCGAGCCTGTGCCGATGTCAGATAAGTATCCTGTTTTTTCAAATGAGGTTATACTTCTTAGTGGTATAGCACGTCCGCAACCTTTAAAAGCGTATGTTGAAAAAAACTTTAAGCTTGTGCAGCACCTTGAGTACCGCGATCATTACAACTATACAAAGCGCGATGTAGAGAAGTTATCATCAGTTGTCTCTTCAAATTCCAATCTGAGTATACTCACTACTGAAAAGGATCGTGTAAAGCTAATGAGTGATGAACTGAAGTCCATGATACAGGAGCTTCCTATATTTTATCTGCCGATCGAGATGAAATTCATAAAGAATGGTAAGGATTTTGATATGCTTGTGCAGGATTTTATAAGCCGTGGTTGA